One Halovivax ruber XH-70 genomic region harbors:
- a CDS encoding aminopeptidase, with protein MDPRIREHAAVIANHSVDLQEGDTVVVDAHPVAEDLVVALFEEIGDAGAKPLWTVKRAGKRTSRAHLKAAGEDFETPEHELALIEETDVYIAVRAGPNATETSDVPPATNTAYQQAYRPIMEERLGKRWCLTQYPSPGNAQLAEMSTEGYENFVWDAVNKDWDDQREHQEQLVDLLNPADEVHIVSGEETDVTMSIAGNAAINDHGKFNLPGGEVFTAPVVDSVEGTVRFDMPLYHQGREVTDAFLEFENGEVVSHEAEKNEAVLTEVLETDDGARRLGELGIGMNRDIDVFTYNMLFDEKMGDTVHMAVGRAYDETVGDENEANDSSVHVDMIVDMSEDSFIEVDGETIQENGTFVFE; from the coding sequence ATGGATCCGCGTATCCGCGAACACGCAGCCGTCATCGCGAACCACTCGGTCGATCTGCAGGAAGGAGACACCGTCGTCGTCGACGCGCACCCGGTCGCCGAGGACCTCGTCGTCGCCCTTTTCGAGGAGATCGGCGACGCCGGGGCGAAGCCACTCTGGACGGTCAAACGAGCCGGCAAGCGAACCAGCCGCGCACACCTCAAAGCCGCCGGCGAGGACTTCGAGACGCCGGAGCACGAACTCGCCCTCATCGAGGAGACCGACGTCTACATCGCCGTCCGCGCGGGGCCGAACGCCACCGAGACGAGCGACGTCCCGCCCGCGACGAACACCGCCTACCAGCAGGCGTACCGACCGATCATGGAGGAGCGACTGGGCAAGCGCTGGTGTCTCACCCAGTACCCCTCGCCCGGCAACGCACAGCTCGCCGAGATGAGTACGGAAGGCTACGAGAACTTCGTCTGGGACGCCGTCAACAAGGACTGGGACGACCAGCGCGAGCACCAGGAACAGCTCGTCGACCTCCTGAATCCCGCCGACGAGGTGCACATCGTGAGCGGCGAGGAGACCGACGTGACGATGTCCATCGCGGGCAACGCGGCCATCAACGACCACGGCAAGTTCAACCTCCCCGGCGGCGAGGTCTTCACCGCCCCCGTCGTCGACTCCGTCGAAGGAACGGTCCGCTTCGACATGCCGCTGTACCACCAGGGACGCGAGGTCACCGACGCCTTCCTCGAGTTCGAGAACGGCGAGGTCGTCTCCCACGAGGCCGAAAAGAACGAGGCGGTCCTCACCGAGGTCCTCGAGACGGACGACGGCGCCCGTCGCCTCGGCGAACTCGGGATCGGCATGAACCGCGACATCGACGTCTTCACCTACAACATGCTCTTCGACGAGAAGATGGGCGACACCGTCCACATGGCCGTCGGCCGCGCCTACGACGAGACCGTCGGCGACGAGAACGAGGCCAACGACTCGTCGGTCCACGTCGACATGATCGTCGACATGAGCGAGGACTCGTTCATCGAGGTGGACGGCGAGACGATTCAGGAAAACGGGACGTTTGTGTTTGAGTAG
- a CDS encoding threonine aldolase family protein — MIDCRSDTVTTPDEHMRETAASADVGDDVYGEDPTVNELERRAAERVGMDAALFVPTGTMGNQIAVRVHTERGQEVLTDRKSHVVKYELGGLAQHAGLQVRMLDTERGVPTPEQVAAGYVDEDLHRPGTGLLTLENTHNARGGLAIDPDAIAAAAEAAHERDVPVHLDGARVFNATTALDVPVTDITDHADSVMFCLSKGLGAPVGSMLAGDADFIERARRTRKLFGGGMRQIGIVAGPGLDALENVSDLAADHDRADRLAAGLADVDGFDVSDPETNIVLADVAGTGLDAESVLERLESAGVLATQFGPTTIRFCTHRDLDDADIEAVIDRVTTAFE, encoded by the coding sequence ATGATCGACTGTCGCTCCGACACCGTCACCACACCCGACGAGCACATGCGCGAGACGGCCGCGTCGGCCGACGTGGGCGACGACGTCTACGGCGAAGACCCGACCGTGAACGAACTCGAACGGCGCGCCGCCGAGCGCGTCGGGATGGACGCCGCGCTGTTCGTCCCGACGGGGACGATGGGTAACCAGATCGCCGTCCGGGTCCACACCGAACGCGGCCAGGAGGTCCTGACGGATCGCAAGAGCCACGTCGTAAAGTACGAACTCGGCGGACTGGCCCAGCACGCCGGGTTGCAGGTGCGAATGCTCGATACCGAACGCGGCGTCCCCACACCGGAGCAGGTGGCCGCTGGTTACGTCGACGAAGACCTCCACCGACCGGGGACCGGCCTGCTCACACTCGAAAACACGCACAACGCTCGCGGTGGCCTCGCCATCGATCCCGACGCCATCGCCGCGGCGGCCGAGGCGGCCCACGAGCGCGACGTCCCCGTCCACTTGGACGGCGCACGCGTCTTCAACGCCACGACGGCGCTGGACGTGCCGGTCACCGATATCACCGATCACGCCGACTCGGTCATGTTCTGCCTGTCGAAGGGCCTCGGCGCGCCCGTCGGTTCCATGCTGGCCGGCGACGCGGACTTCATCGAGCGCGCCCGGCGCACCCGAAAACTCTTCGGCGGCGGGATGCGCCAGATCGGTATCGTCGCCGGTCCCGGCCTCGATGCGCTCGAGAACGTCTCCGATCTCGCGGCCGATCACGACCGTGCCGACCGGCTCGCAGCAGGCCTCGCCGACGTCGACGGGTTCGACGTGTCCGATCCGGAGACGAACATCGTCCTCGCCGACGTCGCTGGCACCGGCCTCGACGCGGAGAGCGTCCTCGAGCGACTGGAGTCTGCCGGCGTCCTCGCCACGCAGTTCGGGCCGACGACCATCCGATTCTGTACCCACCGCGATCTCGACGACGCCGACATCGAAGCGGTGATCGACCGGGTGACGACCGCGTTCGAGTAA
- a CDS encoding DUF7859 family protein — MLGSITEDPVIIAIVVILLTLIFFTYLLLRRTVLEFRDGLEK; from the coding sequence ATGTTGGGTTCGATAACCGAAGATCCGGTGATCATCGCGATCGTCGTCATCCTGCTCACCCTGATCTTCTTTACCTACTTGCTCCTCCGACGGACCGTCCTCGAGTTCCGCGACGGGCTGGAAAAGTAA
- a CDS encoding metallophosphoesterase: protein MIAVFSDTHRTEGHGLEGDALVAAREADAIVHAGDFKTESVLDAFQAFSAPLFAVSGNVDEPAITDRLPTDRIVKADGIRLAVRHRPNGGETALALFGREHDADVVVFGHSHQPTLVETDDVVLCNPGSHAQPRGNRPGFATVSREDDELQVSVREPDSTLIEECSSAVADDR from the coding sequence ATGATCGCCGTCTTCTCCGATACGCATCGGACCGAAGGACACGGGCTCGAAGGCGACGCCCTGGTCGCGGCGCGCGAGGCCGACGCCATCGTCCACGCCGGCGACTTCAAGACTGAGTCGGTACTCGACGCGTTCCAGGCGTTCTCGGCTCCACTTTTCGCCGTCTCGGGCAACGTCGACGAACCGGCCATCACGGATCGACTCCCGACGGACCGGATCGTCAAAGCGGATGGAATCCGCCTCGCGGTACGCCACAGACCCAACGGCGGCGAAACCGCCCTCGCCCTGTTCGGCCGGGAACACGACGCCGACGTCGTCGTGTTCGGGCACTCACACCAGCCGACGCTCGTCGAAACGGACGACGTCGTCCTGTGTAATCCCGGCAGTCACGCCCAGCCGCGTGGGAACCGCCCCGGCTTCGCGACGGTCTCACGCGAAGACGACGAGTTGCAGGTGAGCGTTCGCGAGCCGGACAGCACACTGATCGAGGAGTGTTCGAGCGCCGTCGCCGACGATCGATAA
- a CDS encoding cation diffusion facilitator family transporter has protein sequence MANSRSVVIAALIANGMIAVMKFIGYLLTMSPAMLSETYHSISDTGNQVFLLIGLRYGAQEADRQHPFGYGKAQFFYSFLVSVILFGVAGLESARHGYNALMHGSHATMGQTPPLPVVGAVDGIYVNYAVLLGAIVFETWALKKAYAGISAQMDEHGWETLREAFRKTSDVTTLTALTEDAVALAGAGIALFGVYLSRTTGDEVYDAGAALIIGFLLMGFAVALAWQNKRLLLGESLSPQAEGELREIVATADIVREVVDFRTVFFGAEELLVTADVAFESDVDALDERIAEIERDLKAHDDQVKRVYLEPDTGA, from the coding sequence ATGGCCAATAGCAGATCCGTTGTGATCGCCGCGCTGATCGCCAACGGGATGATTGCCGTGATGAAGTTCATCGGCTACCTCCTGACGATGAGTCCGGCGATGCTCTCGGAGACCTACCACTCCATCTCCGACACCGGCAATCAGGTATTCTTGCTGATCGGGTTGCGCTACGGGGCCCAGGAGGCCGACAGGCAACACCCGTTCGGCTACGGCAAGGCCCAGTTCTTCTACAGCTTTCTCGTCAGCGTCATCCTCTTCGGCGTCGCGGGCCTCGAAAGCGCCAGACACGGCTACAACGCGCTGATGCACGGCTCGCACGCCACGATGGGCCAGACCCCGCCGCTTCCCGTCGTCGGCGCCGTCGACGGTATCTACGTCAATTACGCCGTCCTCCTCGGGGCAATCGTCTTCGAGACCTGGGCACTGAAGAAGGCGTACGCGGGGATCTCCGCCCAGATGGACGAGCACGGCTGGGAGACGCTCCGCGAGGCCTTCAGGAAGACCAGCGACGTGACGACGCTGACGGCGCTCACCGAGGACGCCGTCGCACTCGCGGGCGCAGGGATCGCGCTCTTCGGCGTCTACCTCTCCCGGACGACGGGGGACGAAGTCTACGACGCGGGTGCTGCGCTCATCATCGGCTTCCTGCTCATGGGCTTTGCTGTCGCACTCGCCTGGCAGAACAAGCGCCTGCTGCTCGGCGAGAGCCTCTCGCCCCAGGCCGAGGGGGAACTCCGTGAGATCGTCGCTACCGCCGACATCGTCCGCGAGGTCGTCGACTTCCGGACCGTCTTCTTCGGCGCCGAGGAGTTGCTCGTGACGGCAGACGTCGCGTTCGAATCCGACGTCGACGCACTCGACGAGCGAATCGCCGAGATCGAACGCGACCTCAAGGCCCACGACGATCAGGTCAAGCGCGTCTACCTCGAACCCGATACCGGGGCGTGA
- a CDS encoding ATP-dependent DNA helicase codes for MSDSADYLRFFPYDEPYENQREAMDRIHNSLVRGQDVLFEGACGTGKTLSALVPALSVAREQDKTVVITTNVHQQMRQFVADARAIVETEDVRAVVFKGKGAMCHIDVGYEECQTLRDATHDLVETEAEYAELERRQEELLERSQDGDGAAAEARAAVMDELDALEGELADLDDRNVCSYYHNNLTDPDVEARFRSWLFDDVRSPEQIYEYAEQRELCGYELLKDTVEGVDLVVCNYHHLLDPGIREAFFSWLGRDPEDVIAVFDEAHNLENAAREHASRECSERTFTSAIEELDDSDDPRAAPARNVLETFRDTLCEMYEGSFEFGAREQVGDNWRDVAIANDDRRDDLTLSFLQSYAGEGIDDDLEAAASLGRDLDEEYEEAYRNGERETRTECQTLQAARFVRAWMDEGGAAGVYPVLAVRRDEGTDEIYGRAELYSCLPTGVTGALFDDLSAAVLMSATLQPFDVTEAVLGMDDPVTMAYGLDFPAANRRTYAVETPALFASERDDSDVQDTVATTIANAVRMTPGNTLAFFPNYGEADRYADRVAPLVDATVYRDEPGVAVEDIRQEFVADDDGLLCTSLWGTLAEGVSFDGDDALSVLVIGVAYPHLDERAEAVQEAYDAAFDGTDTGWRYAVEIPTVRKTRQALGRVLRSPDDVGVRALLDRRYSRRAKSDLGTYSVNGTFPMETREELLDIEPQKLTFAMRNFYADHDAYDGDPPAP; via the coding sequence GTGTCAGACTCGGCCGACTACCTGCGCTTTTTCCCGTACGACGAGCCCTACGAGAATCAGCGGGAGGCGATGGACCGGATCCACAACTCGCTGGTCCGGGGCCAGGACGTGCTCTTCGAGGGCGCCTGCGGGACGGGCAAGACGCTCTCGGCGCTCGTTCCAGCGCTGTCGGTCGCGCGCGAGCAGGACAAGACGGTCGTCATCACGACGAACGTCCACCAGCAGATGCGCCAGTTCGTCGCCGACGCTCGCGCGATCGTCGAGACAGAAGATGTCCGCGCGGTCGTCTTCAAGGGCAAGGGCGCGATGTGTCACATCGACGTCGGTTACGAGGAGTGCCAGACGCTCCGAGACGCCACTCACGACCTCGTCGAGACCGAAGCGGAGTACGCCGAGCTCGAACGCCGCCAGGAGGAACTCTTAGAGCGGAGCCAGGATGGCGACGGAGCAGCCGCCGAAGCGCGTGCGGCCGTGATGGACGAACTCGACGCGCTCGAGGGTGAACTCGCGGACCTGGACGATCGCAACGTCTGTTCGTACTACCACAACAACCTCACCGACCCGGACGTCGAGGCCCGATTTCGCTCCTGGCTGTTCGACGACGTCCGTTCGCCGGAGCAGATCTACGAGTACGCCGAGCAACGCGAACTCTGTGGCTACGAACTCCTGAAGGACACCGTCGAGGGAGTGGACCTCGTGGTCTGTAACTACCACCACCTACTCGATCCCGGGATCCGCGAGGCATTCTTCAGCTGGCTGGGTCGCGATCCCGAGGACGTCATCGCCGTCTTCGACGAGGCGCACAACCTGGAGAACGCCGCCCGCGAACACGCGAGCCGCGAGTGTTCGGAGCGAACGTTCACGTCCGCGATCGAGGAACTCGACGACAGCGACGATCCGAGGGCGGCACCCGCCCGAAACGTTCTCGAAACGTTCCGCGACACACTGTGCGAAATGTACGAGGGCTCCTTCGAGTTCGGAGCCCGAGAGCAGGTGGGCGACAACTGGCGTGACGTCGCCATCGCGAACGACGACCGCCGTGACGACCTCACCCTCTCGTTCCTCCAGTCGTACGCCGGCGAGGGTATCGACGACGATCTGGAGGCGGCCGCCTCCCTCGGTCGGGACCTGGACGAGGAGTACGAGGAGGCCTACCGCAACGGCGAGCGCGAGACGCGCACCGAGTGCCAGACGCTGCAGGCGGCTCGTTTCGTCCGCGCCTGGATGGACGAGGGTGGTGCCGCCGGCGTCTACCCCGTCCTCGCCGTCCGTCGAGACGAGGGGACCGACGAGATCTACGGCCGTGCCGAACTCTACAGCTGCTTGCCGACAGGCGTGACCGGCGCGCTCTTCGACGACCTCTCGGCGGCGGTCCTCATGAGTGCGACCCTCCAGCCGTTCGACGTCACCGAAGCCGTTCTGGGCATGGACGATCCGGTCACGATGGCCTACGGACTGGACTTCCCCGCGGCAAACCGTCGAACCTACGCCGTCGAGACGCCGGCGCTGTTCGCGAGCGAGCGCGACGATTCCGACGTGCAGGACACCGTCGCGACGACGATCGCGAACGCCGTCCGGATGACGCCCGGCAACACGCTCGCCTTCTTCCCCAACTACGGCGAAGCAGACCGCTACGCCGACCGAGTGGCGCCGCTCGTCGACGCGACCGTCTATCGCGACGAGCCCGGGGTGGCCGTCGAGGACATCCGGCAGGAGTTCGTCGCCGACGACGACGGCCTGCTCTGTACCTCGCTGTGGGGCACCCTCGCGGAGGGCGTCAGCTTCGACGGCGACGACGCACTCTCCGTCCTCGTGATCGGCGTCGCGTATCCGCACTTAGACGAACGCGCCGAGGCGGTCCAGGAGGCCTACGACGCCGCCTTCGACGGGACGGACACCGGCTGGCGCTACGCCGTCGAGATCCCGACCGTCCGGAAGACCCGCCAGGCGCTCGGTCGCGTCCTCCGATCGCCGGACGACGTCGGCGTGCGTGCCCTCCTCGATCGGCGCTACTCGCGTCGGGCCAAGAGCGATCTGGGCACCTACAGCGTCAACGGTACGTTCCCGATGGAGACGCGCGAGGAACTGCTCGACATCGAACCGCAGAAACTCACCTTCGCGATGCGCAACTTCTACGCGGACCACGACGCCTACGACGGCGACCCGCCCGCACCGTGA
- a CDS encoding 2'-5' RNA ligase family protein: MYSVNAPVPGRVRQLASRLYPDLHGFDRVRETHSLLVKRLGDAPDVNALQRRTHRALAGAPAVEAAVTGVEYFADPPVGSAPVVYFAIESPGLERIHADLSDVFDPVAELEGEDYVPHITLARGGDEEAARRLAEREIDPIRFTISELEFFDGQRRLPVSRVSLPA; encoded by the coding sequence GTGTACAGCGTCAACGCTCCCGTCCCGGGCCGGGTGCGCCAGCTCGCGAGTCGGCTCTATCCCGACCTCCACGGGTTCGACCGCGTCCGCGAGACGCACTCGCTGCTCGTCAAGCGCCTCGGCGACGCCCCCGACGTGAACGCCCTGCAGCGGCGCACCCACCGCGCACTGGCGGGTGCCCCGGCCGTCGAAGCCGCCGTGACGGGCGTCGAGTACTTCGCGGACCCACCCGTCGGCTCCGCGCCCGTCGTCTACTTCGCCATCGAGAGCCCCGGCCTCGAACGGATCCACGCCGACCTGTCCGACGTCTTCGATCCTGTGGCCGAACTCGAAGGCGAGGACTACGTCCCGCACATTACGCTGGCGCGCGGTGGCGACGAGGAGGCGGCACGACGACTGGCCGAGCGCGAGATCGACCCGATCCGGTTTACCATATCGGAACTCGAGTTCTTCGACGGACAGCGCCGACTCCCGGTGAGTCGGGTCTCGCTGCCGGCCTGA
- a CDS encoding DUF7554 family protein: MNGTRASLDVETLLKLVLLLIAVYLVLEIVGPVVGFIADLVSTVVVLAIALVIVLWLLDRI; encoded by the coding sequence ATGAACGGAACACGCGCGTCACTCGATGTCGAGACACTGCTGAAGCTCGTCCTCCTGCTGATCGCAGTGTATCTCGTCCTCGAGATCGTCGGTCCAGTCGTCGGATTCATCGCCGATCTCGTCAGTACCGTCGTTGTGCTCGCTATCGCACTGGTGATCGTGCTCTGGCTGCTCGACCGAATATAG
- a CDS encoding DUF7343 domain-containing protein — MAGWPVRGVQVLCGGVLLAALVVGALSLGSVSALAGAAPTATDGAVVPADDSLGTGAKWQPQAQSNETEPTLVTGFDRVETRIELLENSSASVTVTYRYLRSDNASAAEWENIRSNVSASPRSYLAGERARWNDTVAAGQNATGREMDVSDFAIRTEEGMTPQAYGDVIVTFRWASFAQVEPKWIGAGDALSRFALEDRATLRIQWPDGYVLQDASPDPDDTDRRTVVGWHGEETDFLEDEPWIEVIHEGAPPETAGAGPDSSRSILPFVIVGLTIALLGVAVAWWFRRSDADRGTDPAVDPPVAPADEPSVAPPPDLMSNEERVLSLLRSNGGRMKQQTVVAELDWTEAKTSQVVGDLRDGGAVEVFRLGRENVLAVPDHEPGSAVDAETDAGEPAADDGEDAE, encoded by the coding sequence ATGGCCGGTTGGCCGGTTCGTGGTGTGCAGGTGCTGTGCGGTGGTGTGCTGCTCGCGGCGCTCGTGGTGGGCGCACTCAGCCTCGGCTCCGTCTCGGCCCTCGCAGGCGCCGCCCCGACCGCGACTGATGGCGCTGTCGTCCCGGCGGACGACTCGCTCGGAACAGGTGCCAAGTGGCAGCCCCAGGCCCAGTCCAACGAGACGGAGCCGACGCTGGTAACGGGGTTCGATCGAGTCGAGACGCGAATCGAACTCCTCGAGAACAGTTCGGCGTCGGTGACGGTCACGTACCGATACCTCCGTTCCGATAACGCCTCGGCGGCCGAGTGGGAGAATATTCGATCCAACGTTTCCGCGTCGCCGAGGAGCTACCTCGCCGGTGAGCGCGCTCGGTGGAACGACACGGTCGCGGCCGGACAGAACGCGACCGGTCGCGAGATGGACGTCTCGGATTTCGCAATTCGGACCGAGGAGGGAATGACGCCGCAAGCGTACGGCGACGTGATCGTCACGTTCCGCTGGGCCTCGTTCGCCCAGGTCGAACCGAAGTGGATCGGCGCTGGCGACGCACTGTCCCGGTTCGCTCTGGAGGACCGTGCCACGCTCCGGATCCAGTGGCCCGACGGCTACGTCCTGCAGGACGCGAGCCCCGACCCCGACGACACCGATCGGCGAACGGTCGTCGGCTGGCACGGCGAGGAGACGGATTTCCTCGAGGACGAACCCTGGATCGAAGTGATCCACGAGGGAGCGCCACCCGAGACGGCCGGCGCTGGGCCCGACTCGTCCCGATCGATCCTTCCGTTCGTCATCGTCGGACTCACCATCGCTCTTCTGGGCGTCGCCGTCGCGTGGTGGTTCCGGCGCTCTGACGCCGATCGCGGCACGGACCCGGCGGTGGACCCACCGGTGGCGCCGGCAGACGAGCCGTCGGTGGCCCCACCGCCCGATCTCATGAGCAACGAAGAGCGGGTTCTCTCGCTCTTGCGGTCGAACGGTGGCCGGATGAAACAACAGACGGTCGTCGCCGAACTCGACTGGACCGAGGCGAAGACGAGCCAGGTCGTCGGCGACCTGCGCGACGGCGGGGCGGTCGAAGTGTTCCGGCTCGGTCGGGAGAACGTCCTGGCGGTGCCGGATCACGAGCCGGGTTCGGCGGTCGACGCCGAGACGGACGCCGGTGAGCCGGCTGCTGACGACGGAGAAGACGCGGAGTGA
- a CDS encoding argininosuccinate synthase produces the protein MTRVALAFSGGLDTTVCVPLLAEEYGYDEVLGVTVDVGQPESEFEEAAATADALDLEHVVVDAKSAFADLCLEGVRANATYQGYPLGTALARPVIAEAILEVAEDHGCTGLAHGCTGKGNDQLRFEAIWRDSDMEVIAPVRELGLTREWEQAYAAEKDLPVEGGNEGDWSIDTNLWSRSVEGKELEDPSYVPGEEIYEWTDAPSGETAELEIEFEDGYPVAVDGEAMEPVALIEHLNEVAGAYGVGRTDTMEDRMLGLKVRENYEHPAATTLLAAHEALEALVLTQEERQFKDTIDAKWAEKAYEGLIDAPLVGALDAFVAETQQRVTGTVTIRFEGGQARAVGRDSAYAAYSADHASFDTEAVGKIEQADATGVAKYHGFQRRLANESIAAIDGADDASSTDSPTLATDGGSTDESATTDDSTE, from the coding sequence ATGACACGCGTTGCACTCGCGTTCTCGGGCGGGCTGGACACGACGGTCTGTGTCCCGCTGCTCGCGGAGGAGTACGGATACGACGAGGTGCTCGGCGTCACGGTCGACGTCGGGCAACCCGAATCGGAGTTCGAGGAGGCCGCGGCAACGGCTGACGCGCTCGATCTGGAGCACGTCGTGGTCGACGCGAAATCGGCGTTCGCCGACCTCTGTCTCGAGGGCGTTCGCGCGAACGCGACCTATCAGGGCTACCCGCTGGGGACGGCGCTCGCGCGGCCGGTCATCGCCGAGGCCATCCTCGAGGTCGCCGAAGACCACGGCTGCACCGGCCTGGCTCACGGCTGTACCGGCAAGGGCAACGATCAGCTGCGATTCGAGGCCATCTGGCGCGACTCGGACATGGAGGTCATCGCGCCCGTGCGCGAACTCGGGCTCACGCGCGAGTGGGAACAGGCGTACGCGGCCGAGAAGGACCTGCCCGTCGAGGGTGGCAACGAGGGCGACTGGTCGATCGACACGAACCTCTGGAGTCGCTCCGTCGAGGGCAAGGAACTCGAGGATCCGAGCTACGTCCCCGGCGAGGAGATCTACGAGTGGACCGACGCGCCGTCGGGCGAGACGGCCGAGCTCGAGATCGAATTCGAGGATGGCTATCCGGTCGCCGTCGATGGCGAGGCGATGGAACCCGTCGCGCTGATCGAGCACCTGAACGAGGTTGCCGGCGCCTACGGTGTCGGTCGCACCGACACGATGGAAGACCGCATGCTCGGCCTGAAGGTCCGTGAGAACTACGAGCACCCGGCCGCGACGACGCTGCTCGCGGCCCACGAGGCGCTCGAAGCGCTCGTCCTCACCCAGGAGGAGCGCCAGTTCAAGGACACGATCGACGCGAAGTGGGCCGAGAAGGCCTACGAGGGCCTGATCGACGCGCCGCTCGTCGGCGCGCTCGACGCCTTCGTCGCCGAGACGCAACAGCGCGTGACGGGCACGGTCACCATCCGCTTCGAGGGTGGCCAGGCCCGCGCCGTCGGGCGCGACAGCGCGTACGCCGCGTACTCGGCCGACCACGCCTCCTTCGACACGGAGGCCGTCGGGAAGATCGAGCAGGCGGACGCCACCGGCGTCGCGAAGTACCACGGCTTCCAGCGCCGTCTCGCGAACGAGTCGATTGCGGCCATCGACGGAGCGGACGACGCCTCGTCGACGGACTCGCCCACACTCGCGACCGACGGCGGTAGCACCGACGAGTCCGCGACGACCGACGACTCCACGGAGTGA
- the argH gene encoding argininosuccinate lyase, with the protein MNDSDAEGVVRRDRFSGGPARDFLSSLAADERIFGADLAVDRAHVVMLAECDIVDDETAGAILGALDEIEAAGHDALPEGEDVHEAIETAVIDRVGPDGGRMHTARSRNDEVATCIRYRLREDVLGAVEATLALREALAEIADVHTETIMPGYTHLQPAQPTTVAQWALSYESAVARDTARLFDAFDRLDASPLGAAAFAGTPFEIDRERTAELLGFSSVLSNATDAVAGRDVLLETTQALSTLATTLSGLAEDLIVFANRGFVDLADDYSSTSSIMPQKVNPDTLELVRAVAGDAAAGVQGLTTTLKGLPRAYNRDLQRATPHVWETVDAVTEATEVAAGAAATADWNAESLSAAAGEGFSTATGVADLLAAKGVPFRTAHEIVAEAAAAAEEPGVSIREALADAAVAHLDAPLDEFVASGALADALDPESSVVSRDSTGGPAPEAVADQLAAVSSSIEADRELHANTACVLGTANERRLEVVSTYV; encoded by the coding sequence ATGAACGATTCCGACGCCGAGGGCGTGGTTCGCCGCGACCGCTTCAGCGGCGGCCCCGCACGGGATTTCCTGTCCTCGCTCGCGGCGGACGAGCGGATCTTCGGGGCCGACCTCGCGGTCGACCGCGCCCACGTCGTGATGCTCGCCGAGTGCGACATCGTCGACGACGAGACGGCGGGGGCGATCCTCGGTGCGCTGGACGAGATCGAGGCCGCGGGCCACGACGCGCTTCCAGAGGGGGAGGACGTCCACGAGGCGATCGAGACGGCAGTCATCGACCGCGTCGGCCCAGACGGCGGGCGGATGCACACTGCGCGCTCGCGCAACGACGAGGTCGCGACCTGCATTCGCTACCGCCTTCGTGAGGACGTCCTCGGCGCCGTCGAGGCGACGCTCGCGCTGCGCGAGGCGCTCGCCGAAATCGCCGACGTTCACACGGAGACGATCATGCCGGGCTACACGCACTTACAGCCCGCCCAGCCGACGACCGTCGCCCAGTGGGCGCTCTCTTACGAGTCGGCGGTCGCACGCGACACGGCGCGGCTCTTCGACGCCTTCGACCGGCTCGACGCCTCGCCGCTCGGCGCTGCGGCGTTCGCCGGCACGCCGTTCGAGATCGATCGTGAACGCACCGCCGAGTTGCTCGGCTTCTCTTCGGTCCTGTCGAACGCGACGGACGCCGTCGCGGGTCGCGACGTCCTCCTCGAGACGACCCAGGCACTCTCGACGCTGGCGACGACGCTCTCGGGGCTCGCCGAGGACCTGATCGTCTTCGCGAATCGCGGGTTCGTCGACCTCGCCGACGACTACTCGTCGACCTCGTCGATCATGCCGCAGAAGGTGAATCCGGACACGCTCGAACTCGTCCGCGCGGTCGCGGGTGACGCGGCGGCCGGCGTCCAGGGTCTCACGACGACGCTCAAGGGACTCCCGCGCGCGTACAACCGCGATCTGCAGCGTGCGACGCCGCACGTCTGGGAGACCGTCGATGCCGTGACCGAGGCGACCGAGGTGGCCGCCGGGGCGGCCGCGACGGCCGACTGGAACGCGGAATCGCTCTCCGCGGCGGCCGGCGAGGGGTTCTCGACGGCCACGGGCGTCGCCGATCTCCTCGCAGCGAAGGGCGTCCCCTTCCGCACGGCGCACGAAATCGTCGCGGAGGCGGCGGCCGCAGCCGAGGAGCCCGGCGTGTCGATCCGCGAGGCGCTCGCGGACGCCGCCGTGGCGCATCTCGACGCGCCGCTCGACGAGTTCGTCGCCTCCGGCGCGCTCGCCGACGCACTCGATCCGGAATCGAGCGTCGTCAGTCGCGATTCGACGGGTGGGCCCGCGCCGGAGGCAGTCGCCGACCAGCTCGCGGCGGTCTCGTCGTCGATCGAGGCCGATCGCGAACTGCACGCGAACACCGCGTGCGTCCTCGGGACCGCTAACGAGCGCCGCCTGGAGGTGGTGTCGACCTATGTCTGA
- the lysW gene encoding lysine biosynthesis protein LysW, which translates to MTTCTACGADVSLHDDLEAGEIVDCTTCGVELEVIETAPPVLDRAPELEEDWGE; encoded by the coding sequence ATGACGACGTGCACAGCGTGCGGGGCCGACGTGTCCCTGCACGACGACCTGGAGGCGGGAGAGATCGTCGACTGTACGACCTGCGGCGTCGAACTCGAAGTGATCGAGACCGCGCCACCAGTCCTCGACCGGGCCCCCGAGCTCGAAGAGGACTGGGGTGAGTGA